Genomic window (Bosea vaviloviae):
ACGCCGCATTTCGGGTCGAAGATCATCGCGGCGATCACGAGCAGCAGGGCGATCAATGGCCCCAGCAGCAAGCCCCAGAGGCCGCTGCGTATCGCCCCGAGAAGAAGCCTGCCCATCGCCGTCTCCAATTGGAACCCAAGCTAGAGCATCGGCCCGAAAAGTGGGAACCGGTTTTCGGGACAAGCCGATGCAGGATCAAGGAGCATCGGCCCGAAAAGTGGGAACCGGTTTTCGGGACAAGCCGATGCATAGTCAAAGCTCTACAGCATGGGCCTGTCATGGCGTTTGGCTTGCAGCGCCGCGACAGGCGGCGTAAACCGCGCCGGTCATGGCTTTCGGGGCATGGCTCCGCCTTGATCGCGCCCGAAAGGCTCGTCATCCGGGCACGGCTCCGCTACGGGCTTTCGCTCGCGATGAGGGGCTGCCCACCGGCACGTCACGAGCGCGACCTCGGTCGCAAGGATCACCATGGTTTCGCTGACCCCTGCGATCGAGCGCATCACGAGCTTTGCTTCAACGAGCCATCTGCGCGCCTGTGCCCTGTTGTTCCTGCTGGCGCTCGCCGCCTTCCTGCCCGGCTTCAGCACACTCCAGCCGCTCGACCGCGACGAACCGCGCTTCGCGCAAGCCTCCAAGCAGATGCTGGAGAGCGGCGATTTCGTCGATATTCGCTTCCAGGCCGAGGCGCGTCACAAGAAGCCGGTCGGCATCTACTGGCTGCAGAGCGCGGCGGTCTCGGCCGGCGAGGCGCTCGGTGTGCCGCAGGCGCGGACCCAGATCTGGCTTTACCGCCTGCCCTCGCTGGTCGGTGCCGTGGCGGCGGTGCTCCTGACCTATTGGGCGCTGCTCGCTTTCGTCAGCCCGCCATTGGCCCTGCTTGGCGGGGCGTTGATGGCGGCCTGCGTGCTGCTCGGCGTCGAGGCGCGCATCGCCAAGACCGATGCGGTGCTGGCCGCCTGCGCGGTCGCGACCATGGGCGCGCTCGCGCGGACCTGGCTCGACTGGACGCGCTCGCTCGCCTTCGTGCCGAGCCGCTGGAACTGGCTCGTCTTCTGGGGCGCCACTGCGATCGGTTTGCTGATCAAGGGGCCGATCGTGCCGATGGTCTGGGGCCTCGCCATGATCGTGCTCTGCGTGAGCGAGCGTGGCGTCCGCTGGCTGAAGCCGCTGCGCTTCGGGCCGGGCCTGCTGCTCTGCCTCATCGTCGTGCTGCCCTGGTTCGTCGCCATTATGATGAAGACCGGCGGCTCCTTCTTCGCTGAGAGCGTCGGCCAGGACATGCTCGGCAAGGTCTCCGAGGGCCAGGAGAAGCATTGGGGGCCGCCTGGGCTCTATCTGCTGGTCTTCTTTGGCACCTATTGGCCGGCGGCGGCATTCGCGGCGATGGCGATCCCCTTCGCCTGGGTGCGCCGGCGCGAACCGCAGATCCTGTTCCTGCTGGCCTGGATCATCCCGTCCTGGATCGTCTTCGAGGCAGTGCCGACCAAGCTGCCGCATTATGTCCTGCCGCTCTATCCGGCCATCACCGCCCTGCTGCTGCTGGCGCTGGTCAATGGCGGCATTGACCGCTTCCGGCGTGGAGCCGTGGCGACCGCCGCGCTGGTGTTCCTGGTCCCGCTCGCGCTTGTCGGGGTAATCCTCTACGGCAACTGGACGCTCGACCAGGCCTTGCCTTATCTGGCGCTGCCGCTGCTTGCCTTGATGCTGCTCGTCGCCTGGCGCGTGGTTGCGGCCTTCCGTCGTGGCGATCTCGAAGGCGCGCTCTGGCGCTGCGTGCTGGCAAGCCTGCTGCTTGGTGCCGGCGTCTATGGTTTCGCGGTCGAAAGCCTGCATTCGTTGAAGCTCTCGCCGCGCCTGGCCGAGACCGTCGCCACGGCCGGTTGCACCGATCCCAAGGTCATCACGGCGGGTTATCGCGAGCCGAGCCTGGTCTTCCTGACCGGCACCGATCTCGCCATGGCGGCGGATGGCGCAGCAGTGGCATCCTTCCTGAATCAACCCGGCTGCCGCATCGCCTTCGTCGAGAAGCGCTTCGCGGCCGAGTTCCAGACGGCGATCTCCCAGGCCGGCCTGACGCCGCGTTTGCTGACCACGCTGAACGGTTTCAATCTCAATGGCGGCCGCCGGCTCGAGATCGCGGTGTTCGTGCGCCCGTGAGCCAGATGAATGTTCCTTGCCCCGCAGCCGCGCTTGACGCAGGTTGCGCGCCGTTTTCCCGGATGATGTCCCGTTGACCGACAGCCCCGCAGTTCCACCGCCGATCCTCAGCGTCGTCGTCCCCGTCCGCAACGAGGTCGGCAATGTCGGCCCCTTGCTGGCCGACATCGAGACCGCCTGCGCCACGATCGGTGGTTTCGAGGTGATCTTCGTCAATGACGGCTCGAGCGATGGCACCGCGCAGGCGCTGATGGGGCTGATAGTGAGCCGGCCCTGGCTGCGCGTCGTCACTCACGCACAGTCCTGCGGTCAGAGCGCGGCCGTGCGCAGCGGCGTACGCCATGCCCGCTCGGCGATCGTCGCGACGCTCGACGGCGATGGCCAGAACGACCCGGCTTTCCTGCCGCGCATGCTGGAGGCGCTGCAGCAGGCGGGTCTGCAGGCCGGGCTCGTGCAGGGGCAGCGCGTCGGGCGCAAGGACACCGGCTTCAAGAAGCTGCAATCGCGCATCGCCAACGGCGTGCGCGGGCGCATCCTCAAGGATGGCACGCGCGACACCGGCTGCGGTCTGAAATGCTTCCGCCGCGAGGCCTATCTCGCCTTGCCTTATTTTGATGCGCTGCATCGCTTCATGCCGGCGCTGATGGCGCGCGAGGGCTATGGCATCGTGCATGTCGAGGTCCGCGACCGGCCCCGGCTCACCGGCGTCTCGAATTACGGCTTCTTCGACCGGCTTTGGGTCGGTATTCTAGACCTTGCCGGCGTCTGGTGGTTGATCCGCCGGCGCAAGCGCATTCCTCAGATCGTGCCGGACACGCAATCATGATCATCTCGATCGGCCACGCCGTATCCGACTATATCTACGACGTCTTCGTGCTGAAGTTCGACTTCTGGCTCGCCTTCGGCATCATCGCGCAGTTGCTGTTCACGGCGCGTTTCCTGGTGCAGTGGCTCGCCAGCGAGCGCGAGGGCAATTCCGTGATGCCGCTCTCCTTCTGGTATTTCTCGATGGCCGGCGGCGCCATGACGCTGATCTACGGCATCGTCCGGCGCGAGCCGATCATCATCATGGGCCAGGCGCTGGCGGTGGTGATCTATGTGCGCAATCTCATGCTGATCTTCAGCAACCGCAAAAACCGCTCGGCCTCATAGAGCATTGCGCGAGAAAGTGGGTACCGGTTTTTCGCAGAAGCAATGCTCTAAACTCCAGGAAACGATCACCTCGCATCCGGACGCTACCGTCCGAATGCGAGGTGATCGAGCGTCAGGTCGTCGGGCGAAAACCCGTAGCGTGCCATCATGCTGCGGTGCCCGGCGCTGCCGAGCTGGCTGCGCAAGGCCTCATCGAAACGCCGCCTGAAACCAGCAGCCGATTTGGCGAAGGCAAAAGCGCCACGAGCCGGCATAGCGGCTCGTACCGTGACGACGGCAAGCCTGGGGTCGGGGTGGAGCGCGAGGTAGCCGCGATGCGCCATGGCGACGCTGGCATAGGCGTCGGCGCGTCCCGATCGCACCAAATCCACGGCATCCTCCTGCGTGGCGACCCGCAGGATGCGACCATCGGGGATGCCTGCTTTCAATCCGGTCTGTTCCTGGACCTGATCGGACACGACCGCGAGCCGTGAGCGCCCGTCGCGCGCCAGGGCTTCATAACATGTCAGACGCGCGCTATCCGCCTGCCTGGTCATCAGGCCGTCGGCCAGAGCCCAGACCGGATGGCTGAAATCAACGAGTTCCAGCCGCTCCTGCGAGATGAAGAGCGGGGTGGTGATCGTCCAGCGCCCGTCGACGAGGCCGGGCAACAGCTCGGCGAAGCTCGTCAGCCGCGTCTCGAACGAAGCGATGCCGAGCGCCTTGAGCACAGCCGTCACCAGTTCGACATCACTGCCTCCCGCCGTCCCGCCTTCCGTCGGAAAGCAGAAGGGCGGTTCGTCGAGATAGGCGAAGACGATCGGGCTCGATGGGTTGCCCGGCACGCCGTCAGCTCGCCGCACGCAGCCGGGCGAAACCGGCGTCGAGATCGGCCTTCAGATCCTCGATGTCCTCGAGCCCGATATGCAGGCGGACCGTCGGCCCCGCGAAGTTTGGCGTCGTCGCCGTGCGGTAGGGCTTGCAGTCGAAGGGCAAAGCGAGGCTCTCATAGCCGCCCCAGGACGCGCCCATGCCGAACAGGGTCAGGCCGTCCAGCATGGCGCCGACGGCCTTCATCGCCACGGGCTTCAACTCGATCGCAAACAGCGATGACGCGCCGGTGAAATCGCGCTTCCAGAGCGCGTGGCCGGGGTCGCTCGGCAGCGCCGGATGCAGCACCCGCGCCACTTCCGGGCGCTCGCTTAGCCACTGCGCCATGTCCAGGCCGGCCGGCATCTGCTCCTTCAGGCGAATATGCATGGTGCGGATGCCGCGCAACGTCAGGAAGGCGTCCTCGGGCGCGATGATGACGCCGAGCGTCTCCCAGCAGTCCCGGACCAGCTTGTATTGCTCGGGCGTGCGCGCCGAGACGGTGCCGATCAGCACGTCGGAGTGGCCGGCATAGTATTTCGTGCCGGCCTGTACCGAGATGTCGACGCCGAATTTGTGGCTGTCGAAGAACAGCGGCGTCGCCCAGGTGTTGTCCATCAGCACCAGCACGTCGCGGGCATGCGCGGCGTCCACGATGGCCGGAATGTCCTGCATCTCGAAGGTCTGCGAGCCCGGCGCCTCGGTCCAGACAGCCTTGGTGTTCGGCTTGAACAGCTTTGCGATATCGCCGCCGACGGCCGGATCGTAATAGCTGACCTCGATGCCCAGGCGCGGCAGCATCCTGTCGCAGAAATTGCGCGTCGGCCGGTAGACACTGTCGGTCACCAGAAGGTGATCGCCGGCCGAGAGCACCGCCAGCATCGGCAAGGTGCAGGCGAGCAGGCCTGAGGGGCAGACGACGACGCCCGCGCCGCCTTCCATGGTGTTCAGCGCCGCGATCAGTGCATCGATCGTCGGGTTGCCCTGCGTGCCATAGGTGTAGCGCGACTTCCGGGCGAGGAAATCCTCCATATTGGGATAGATCACCGTCGAGCCGCGTACGATCGCGGGATTGACGAAACCATAGCTATCGGCCGGATCGCGGCCTGCAAGGACGAGGCGGGTTTTCTCGCGCAGGCGCGCGAAGTCAGGCGGGGACAGCTTTTTCATGGATGGAATCGCAAGGCCGTTCTTTGGTTTCCGGTCAGGCTTGACCACCCTTCGAAACTTGCATGTGATGCGAAGGCGGGAAAGAGGCGTGCCGGATAGGGGCCGTTGCTTGACGCTCATGAGCGTCTCTGGCAATCGACCTTGGGGACGCCGCTTAATTCCTGTGCAATCAGAGCGGGCAAAATGCCTGCACGCGGCGAAGCCGATGACGGCCTGCCGGCCCGGCCGGACAGGAGACCTCAATGGGAGAGAGAGCAATGAAGAAATTTTTGGCAGCCGCGATCGCAGGGCTTGGGCTCGCGGTCACCGCCACAGCGGTTTCGGCGCAGGCGCCTGCGACCTTGGCCCAGGTCAAGTCGCGCAACATCCTCAACTGCGGTTCCAACACCGGTCTCGCCGGCTTCGGCGTGCCGGACGCCCAGGGCAACTGGGTCGGCCTCGATGTCGATTACTGCCGCGCTATCGCCGCGGCGATCTTCAACGATGCCAGCAAGGTCAAGTTCATCCCGCTTTCGGCGAAGGATCGCTTCACCGCGCTGCAGTCGGGCGAGGTCGATCTGCTCGTCCGCAA
Coding sequences:
- a CDS encoding ArnT family glycosyltransferase, with protein sequence MVSLTPAIERITSFASTSHLRACALLFLLALAAFLPGFSTLQPLDRDEPRFAQASKQMLESGDFVDIRFQAEARHKKPVGIYWLQSAAVSAGEALGVPQARTQIWLYRLPSLVGAVAAVLLTYWALLAFVSPPLALLGGALMAACVLLGVEARIAKTDAVLAACAVATMGALARTWLDWTRSLAFVPSRWNWLVFWGATAIGLLIKGPIVPMVWGLAMIVLCVSERGVRWLKPLRFGPGLLLCLIVVLPWFVAIMMKTGGSFFAESVGQDMLGKVSEGQEKHWGPPGLYLLVFFGTYWPAAAFAAMAIPFAWVRRREPQILFLLAWIIPSWIVFEAVPTKLPHYVLPLYPAITALLLLALVNGGIDRFRRGAVATAALVFLVPLALVGVILYGNWTLDQALPYLALPLLALMLLVAWRVVAAFRRGDLEGALWRCVLASLLLGAGVYGFAVESLHSLKLSPRLAETVATAGCTDPKVITAGYREPSLVFLTGTDLAMAADGAAVASFLNQPGCRIAFVEKRFAAEFQTAISQAGLTPRLLTTLNGFNLNGGRRLEIAVFVRP
- a CDS encoding glycosyltransferase family 2 protein produces the protein MTDSPAVPPPILSVVVPVRNEVGNVGPLLADIETACATIGGFEVIFVNDGSSDGTAQALMGLIVSRPWLRVVTHAQSCGQSAAVRSGVRHARSAIVATLDGDGQNDPAFLPRMLEALQQAGLQAGLVQGQRVGRKDTGFKKLQSRIANGVRGRILKDGTRDTGCGLKCFRREAYLALPYFDALHRFMPALMAREGYGIVHVEVRDRPRLTGVSNYGFFDRLWVGILDLAGVWWLIRRRKRIPQIVPDTQS
- a CDS encoding lipid-A-disaccharide synthase N-terminal domain-containing protein, whose translation is MIISIGHAVSDYIYDVFVLKFDFWLAFGIIAQLLFTARFLVQWLASEREGNSVMPLSFWYFSMAGGAMTLIYGIVRREPIIIMGQALAVVIYVRNLMLIFSNRKNRSAS
- a CDS encoding transporter substrate-binding domain-containing protein, whose translation is MPGNPSSPIVFAYLDEPPFCFPTEGGTAGGSDVELVTAVLKALGIASFETRLTSFAELLPGLVDGRWTITTPLFISQERLELVDFSHPVWALADGLMTRQADSARLTCYEALARDGRSRLAVVSDQVQEQTGLKAGIPDGRILRVATQEDAVDLVRSGRADAYASVAMAHRGYLALHPDPRLAVVTVRAAMPARGAFAFAKSAAGFRRRFDEALRSQLGSAGHRSMMARYGFSPDDLTLDHLAFGR
- the metC gene encoding cystathionine beta-lyase → MKKLSPPDFARLREKTRLVLAGRDPADSYGFVNPAIVRGSTVIYPNMEDFLARKSRYTYGTQGNPTIDALIAALNTMEGGAGVVVCPSGLLACTLPMLAVLSAGDHLLVTDSVYRPTRNFCDRMLPRLGIEVSYYDPAVGGDIAKLFKPNTKAVWTEAPGSQTFEMQDIPAIVDAAHARDVLVLMDNTWATPLFFDSHKFGVDISVQAGTKYYAGHSDVLIGTVSARTPEQYKLVRDCWETLGVIIAPEDAFLTLRGIRTMHIRLKEQMPAGLDMAQWLSERPEVARVLHPALPSDPGHALWKRDFTGASSLFAIELKPVAMKAVGAMLDGLTLFGMGASWGGYESLALPFDCKPYRTATTPNFAGPTVRLHIGLEDIEDLKADLDAGFARLRAAS